One Fusobacterium ulcerans DNA segment encodes these proteins:
- the brnQ gene encoding branched-chain amino acid transport system II carrier protein → MNKIIFKIGVVYIYKKKDVILTGFALFAMLFGAGNLIFPPMVGYVVGDKWVSAAAGFFITGIGFPLLAILSSALAGKELDDFADKVSPLFSKIFNVVLILAIGPFLAIPRTGATAFELMLLPHVDGNNEMYKYGFLACYFIIVFLFSIKANAVIERIGKILTPILLIILAVIVVKGVFFPMGEPAAKEISNTFRYGFYNGYQTMDTLAAIIFSSIILKAIRNGRTLTAKQEMSFLSNSSMIAVCGLSIVYGGLLYIGATSYGVLHSTGTTQLLTDIVNKLLGKEGNLALGICVAGACLTTAIGLTATVGDYFSGLLKVSYEKIVIGTVILSFVFAGFGVDAIVKVSAPILTFLYPIAIVLIVLNCFKKYISSDKTYLGAVIGAGIIGFFEMTQTLGINLQFLNKIYIKLPLQTFGLAWVMPSLIFAVLFSIIFKKK, encoded by the coding sequence ATGAATAAGATAATTTTTAAGATTGGAGTGGTTTATATTTATAAGAAGAAAGATGTCATATTGACAGGATTTGCTTTATTTGCAATGTTATTTGGAGCAGGAAACCTTATATTTCCTCCTATGGTAGGATATGTGGTAGGAGATAAATGGGTATCAGCAGCAGCAGGTTTTTTCATAACAGGAATAGGATTCCCTCTTCTTGCTATATTGTCTTCAGCATTAGCAGGAAAAGAGCTGGATGATTTTGCTGATAAAGTATCACCTCTATTTAGTAAAATATTTAATGTAGTATTAATCTTAGCTATAGGACCTTTTCTTGCGATTCCCAGAACAGGAGCCACAGCTTTTGAATTAATGCTTCTTCCCCATGTAGATGGGAATAATGAAATGTATAAATATGGTTTTTTAGCTTGTTACTTTATAATTGTATTTTTATTCTCTATAAAAGCAAATGCAGTAATAGAGAGAATAGGAAAGATTCTTACTCCAATATTATTAATAATATTGGCAGTGATTGTTGTAAAAGGAGTATTTTTCCCAATGGGAGAACCAGCAGCTAAAGAGATAAGCAATACATTCAGATATGGATTCTATAATGGATATCAGACCATGGATACTCTTGCAGCTATAATCTTTTCAAGCATAATATTGAAAGCAATAAGAAATGGAAGAACCCTCACTGCAAAACAAGAGATGAGTTTTTTAAGCAATTCAAGTATGATAGCAGTATGTGGATTGTCAATTGTATATGGAGGACTTTTATATATAGGAGCGACATCTTATGGAGTGCTTCATAGTACAGGAACTACTCAGCTTCTTACAGATATAGTAAATAAATTATTAGGTAAAGAAGGAAATCTAGCATTGGGAATATGTGTAGCAGGAGCCTGTCTTACTACAGCAATAGGGCTTACAGCTACAGTTGGAGATTATTTCAGTGGTCTTTTAAAAGTTTCTTATGAAAAGATAGTTATAGGTACAGTTATATTGAGCTTTGTTTTTGCTGGTTTTGGAGTGGATGCAATAGTAAAGGTTTCAGCTCCAATACTTACATTTCTTTATCCAATAGCAATAGTCTTGATAGTACTTAACTGTTTCAAGAAATATATCTCTTCAGATAAAACTTATCTTGGAGCAGTAATAGGAGCAGGGATAATAGGTTTTTTTGAAATGACTCAGACTCTTGGAATTAACCTTCAATTTTTGAATAAAATATATATAAAACTTCCATTGCAAACTTTTGGACTTGCATGGGTAATGCCAAGTTTAATATTTGCTGTTTTGTTCAGTATTATCTTTAAAAAGAAGTAA
- the brnQ gene encoding branched-chain amino acid transport system II carrier protein yields MYKKKDVILTGFALFAMLFGAGNLIFPPVVGFTNGDNWIVSAIGFILTGAGFPLLAIIAAAVAGKDLDSFATRVSPLFSKVFNIALILSIGPLLALPRTGATAFEMMVPQNIENFQMYKFGFLTVFFAITIMFSLKSSKVVDRVGAILTPILLVVLAIIIFKGVFSPLGDPKVMGTSTPFKYGFLNGYQTMDTLAAIVFSEIILKSIRKGRNLGAKAEFSFLIKASFIAIGGLTIVYGGLVYIGGTATGVLAQGIGSTELLSTVVTLLLGKIGKVVLGICVAGACLTTAIGLTATVADYFSGLLKIAYEKLAIITVIISFIFASFGVDVIVKLAVPVLVFIYPISIALIFLNFMKNMIKNDNVYVGTVVGTGIVSAYEAMQAMGINIELFNTIYSKLPLESFGLSWVLPGILGGVIFSFFKKH; encoded by the coding sequence ATGTATAAAAAGAAGGATGTTATATTGACAGGATTTGCCTTATTTGCAATGCTGTTTGGAGCAGGGAATCTAATATTTCCACCAGTTGTAGGATTTACTAATGGAGATAATTGGATAGTTTCAGCTATAGGATTTATATTGACAGGAGCTGGATTTCCACTTTTAGCAATAATAGCAGCAGCAGTGGCAGGAAAAGATCTTGATAGTTTTGCTACAAGGGTTTCTCCTTTGTTTAGTAAGGTTTTCAATATAGCACTTATTTTATCTATTGGACCTCTTTTAGCTTTACCTAGAACAGGAGCTACAGCTTTTGAAATGATGGTTCCTCAAAATATAGAGAATTTTCAAATGTATAAATTTGGATTTTTAACAGTATTCTTTGCAATAACTATTATGTTTTCATTAAAGTCAAGTAAGGTTGTAGATAGAGTAGGAGCAATTCTTACTCCAATACTTTTAGTAGTATTGGCAATAATAATATTCAAAGGAGTATTTTCTCCACTGGGGGATCCAAAAGTAATGGGAACATCAACACCATTTAAATATGGATTTCTTAATGGATATCAGACAATGGATACTCTTGCAGCAATAGTATTTTCAGAAATTATATTAAAATCAATAAGAAAAGGAAGAAATCTAGGTGCTAAAGCAGAGTTTTCATTTCTGATAAAAGCAAGTTTCATAGCTATTGGGGGACTTACAATAGTATATGGAGGGTTGGTATATATTGGTGGAACAGCAACAGGAGTATTAGCACAGGGAATTGGAAGTACAGAACTTCTTTCTACTGTAGTGACTCTTCTTTTAGGAAAAATAGGAAAAGTCGTACTTGGAATATGTGTAGCAGGAGCTTGTCTGACTACAGCTATTGGACTTACTGCAACAGTAGCAGATTATTTCAGCGGACTTCTGAAAATAGCATATGAAAAGTTAGCAATAATAACAGTAATAATCAGTTTTATTTTTGCAAGCTTTGGAGTAGATGTTATAGTTAAGCTGGCAGTACCTGTATTGGTATTTATTTATCCAATATCTATTGCTCTTATATTCTTAAACTTTATGAAAAATATGATAAAGAATGATAATGTGTATGTAGGAACTGTTGTGGGAACTGGAATAGTAAGTGCTTATGAAGCTATGCAGGCTATGGGAATAAATATTGAATTATTTAATACTATTTATTCAAAACTTCCTTTAGAAAGTTTTGGTCTGTCTTGGGTACTTCCAGGAATATTAGGTGGAGTAATATTTAGTTTTTTCAAAAAACATTGA
- a CDS encoding arsenate reductase family protein — protein MSVLFINYPKCSTCINARKWLEENNIKFTSRHIVEDNPKEDELKKYIKLSGLPVKKFFNTSGMLYREMNLKEKTASATDDEMIKILATNGMLVKRPLVVTEDGVLIGFKADQWKEFFNK, from the coding sequence ATGTCAGTACTATTTATTAATTACCCTAAATGCAGCACTTGTATCAATGCTAGAAAATGGCTTGAAGAAAATAATATTAAATTTACAAGCAGACATATTGTAGAGGATAATCCAAAAGAAGATGAATTAAAAAAATATATAAAACTAAGTGGACTTCCTGTAAAAAAATTCTTTAATACAAGTGGTATGCTTTACAGAGAAATGAACCTAAAAGAAAAAACTGCTTCAGCTACTGATGATGAAATGATAAAAATACTAGCTACTAATGGTATGCTTGTAAAAAGACCTTTAGTTGTAACTGAGGATGGAGTTTTGATTGGTTTCAAAGCTGATCAATGGAAAGAGTTTTTTAATAAATAA
- a CDS encoding bifunctional metallophosphatase/5'-nucleotidase codes for MNIKKLAISFIAGTFLLAGCSSLQSNPDGKYELVVIHLNDVHGRAEEGNYNGMGYPKVASIINEYRKVLGQENVLYLDAGDNTHGTTFATLEKGESMIKLSNEMKLNAMTLGNHDFNYGMEQLYKLENLADFKFLTSNVLNKNGKPIGEKYIIKKIRGVKVGIFGLITPETMYKANPQIVKDLTFSGPIDTAKKITEELKGKGVQFIIAVTHLGDDPATKHEWQSIGLAEAVPAINLIVDGHSHTALKDKTVVNGVTIVQTGEYDKNLGIVKIDFDELAYGEKAIYPVLLSKAEVENGKDLSVKMELNEKFVAKDDAKIASLIYDIKERQEKIISEVIGKTPVLLEASRELVRTSETNLGNLVADAILEKSEADIAITSGGSIRSSIGAGDITVGNIISVLPFGNYVIVKELTGKQVWDMFENGFSKYPETDGRFPQFSGAVVTFNPKKPAGKRVEKITLKDGTSLDLNKTYKVASDDYIAVGGDEYNMFINAKTIANYPALSEIVIENIKKNGVTNLTTDNRLIRK; via the coding sequence ATGAATATAAAAAAGTTAGCAATTTCCTTTATTGCTGGTACTTTTCTCTTAGCTGGATGCAGCAGCCTTCAATCTAATCCAGATGGGAAATATGAACTTGTTGTCATTCATCTGAATGATGTACATGGAAGAGCTGAAGAGGGAAATTATAATGGAATGGGGTATCCTAAAGTTGCCTCTATAATCAATGAGTACAGAAAAGTTTTAGGACAGGAAAATGTTCTTTATCTTGATGCTGGAGATAATACTCATGGAACTACCTTTGCAACACTTGAAAAAGGTGAATCTATGATAAAACTCTCAAACGAAATGAAACTTAATGCCATGACTCTGGGAAATCATGACTTTAATTATGGAATGGAACAATTGTATAAATTAGAAAATTTGGCAGATTTTAAATTCCTTACATCTAATGTATTGAATAAAAATGGAAAACCTATTGGTGAAAAATATATAATAAAGAAAATTCGTGGTGTAAAAGTTGGAATATTTGGTCTGATTACTCCTGAAACTATGTATAAAGCTAATCCTCAAATTGTTAAAGATTTGACTTTCAGTGGCCCAATAGACACTGCTAAGAAAATAACTGAAGAACTTAAAGGAAAAGGTGTTCAATTTATTATTGCTGTCACTCATCTGGGAGATGATCCTGCTACAAAACATGAATGGCAGAGTATAGGTCTGGCGGAAGCTGTCCCTGCTATAAACCTCATTGTTGATGGACATAGTCATACAGCTTTAAAAGATAAAACTGTAGTCAATGGTGTAACTATAGTACAGACAGGTGAATATGATAAAAATCTTGGCATTGTAAAAATAGATTTTGATGAACTTGCGTATGGAGAAAAGGCTATTTATCCTGTTCTTTTATCTAAAGCTGAAGTAGAGAACGGAAAAGATTTATCTGTAAAAATGGAGTTAAACGAAAAATTTGTAGCTAAAGATGATGCAAAAATAGCTTCACTAATATATGATATAAAAGAGAGACAGGAGAAAATAATATCAGAAGTAATTGGAAAGACACCTGTATTATTAGAAGCAAGCAGAGAACTGGTAAGAACAAGTGAAACTAATCTTGGGAACCTTGTTGCTGATGCTATCCTTGAGAAAAGCGAAGCTGACATAGCTATAACAAGTGGGGGAAGTATAAGAAGCTCTATTGGTGCAGGAGATATAACAGTTGGAAATATCATAAGTGTTCTTCCTTTTGGAAACTATGTTATAGTAAAAGAACTCACTGGAAAACAGGTATGGGATATGTTTGAGAATGGATTCAGTAAATATCCTGAAACTGATGGAAGATTCCCTCAATTCTCTGGAGCTGTAGTTACTTTCAATCCTAAAAAACCAGCTGGTAAGAGAGTAGAGAAAATAACACTGAAAGATGGAACTTCTCTTGATTTAAATAAGACATATAAAGTAGCCAGTGATGACTATATTGCTGTAGGTGGAGATGAATATAATATGTTTATTAATGCCAAAACAATTGCTAATTATCCTGCTCTTTCTGAAATAGTTATAGAAAATATAAAGAAAAATGGTGTAACTAATCTCACAACTGATAATAGATTAATAAGAAAATAG
- a CDS encoding HU family DNA-binding protein → MNTREFVSYYKKLRKEQDEIVEYEEAREEIEEIFNLIAEVIAMDEEVKFRNRGIFSLLKRKKRRIGSPTSKEVREIVPKKTIKFVQSKILEIN, encoded by the coding sequence ATGAACACTAGAGAATTTGTATCATATTACAAGAAATTGAGAAAAGAACAGGATGAAATAGTAGAATATGAAGAGGCAAGAGAGGAAATAGAAGAGATATTTAATCTTATAGCAGAAGTAATAGCTATGGATGAAGAGGTAAAATTTAGAAATAGAGGAATATTTTCACTTTTAAAAAGAAAAAAGAGAAGAATAGGCAGTCCAACCTCAAAAGAAGTAAGAGAAATAGTTCCTAAAAAAACAATAAAATTTGTACAATCAAAAATATTAGAAATAAACTAA
- a CDS encoding HU family DNA-binding protein, whose product MTEKEFLTLYKERRNLKSIREAKERLDSFWKALFDVLEEEEKVIIKDWGIFEKREVKPRKILNLATREMMVTEEKKVIKFRPRMKMIDKVNELNTLMEEEYEH is encoded by the coding sequence ATGACAGAAAAAGAGTTTTTAACCTTATACAAAGAAAGAAGGAATCTAAAAAGCATAAGAGAGGCAAAAGAAAGATTAGATTCTTTCTGGAAAGCTCTTTTTGATGTTTTAGAAGAAGAAGAAAAAGTAATAATAAAAGACTGGGGAATATTTGAGAAAAGGGAAGTAAAACCCAGAAAGATATTAAATTTAGCAACAAGAGAAATGATGGTGACAGAAGAAAAGAAAGTTATTAAATTTAGACCCAGAATGAAAATGATAGATAAAGTAAATGAGCTCAATACTCTAATGGAGGAAGAATATGAACACTAG
- a CDS encoding Gfo/Idh/MocA family oxidoreductase produces the protein MKKVITYGTFDLLHQGHINLLKRAKEYGDYLIVGVTTDSYDKTRGKLNVNDSIINRIENIKKTGYVDEIIIEEYEGQKVEDIQKYNIDTFIIGSDWKGKFDYLKEFCEVVYLERTKGISSTQIREDKNKILKIGIIGAGRIARRFVTESKYVSGVNVEGVMSRNIENSKKFAEKFELEFYTNNFEEFIEKVDAVYIATPHNTHYYYIKRSLENKKHVLCEKPITLSSKETNELYEITKEYKLVLLEAIKTAFCPGFEKLISIAKSGIIGEIKDVEACFTKLVEGEIRELSCKESGGSVTELASYPLLAIVKLLGKPENVKFYSYIDKEKKIDLYTKILLRYQNGVTPVAKVGLGVKSEGELIISGTKGYIYAPSPWWKTEYFELRFENFSKNRKYFYSFQGEGLRYEIAEFLTMINQNRQETYKLKISEIKIINEIINKFLRKNFKNKE, from the coding sequence ATGAAAAAAGTAATAACATATGGAACTTTTGATTTATTACATCAGGGACATATTAACTTATTAAAAAGAGCAAAAGAATATGGAGATTATTTAATAGTAGGGGTAACAACAGATTCTTATGATAAAACTAGAGGGAAATTAAATGTTAATGATTCAATAATTAATAGAATAGAAAATATAAAAAAAACTGGTTATGTTGATGAAATAATAATTGAAGAATATGAAGGACAAAAGGTTGAAGATATTCAAAAATATAATATAGATACTTTTATTATAGGGTCAGATTGGAAAGGTAAATTTGATTATTTGAAGGAATTTTGTGAAGTAGTTTATTTAGAAAGAACAAAGGGAATATCCAGTACTCAAATTAGAGAAGATAAAAATAAAATTCTAAAAATTGGAATTATAGGAGCTGGAAGAATAGCAAGGAGATTTGTAACAGAATCTAAATATGTTAGTGGAGTTAATGTAGAAGGTGTAATGAGCAGAAATATAGAGAATTCAAAAAAATTTGCAGAAAAATTTGAATTAGAATTTTATACAAATAACTTTGAAGAATTTATAGAAAAAGTAGATGCAGTATATATAGCGACTCCTCATAATACTCATTATTATTACATAAAAAGATCTTTAGAAAATAAAAAGCATGTTCTTTGTGAAAAACCAATCACATTATCATCAAAAGAAACTAATGAATTATATGAGATAACTAAAGAATATAAATTAGTATTATTGGAAGCAATAAAAACAGCATTTTGTCCAGGATTTGAAAAATTGATAAGTATTGCTAAATCAGGAATAATAGGAGAAATTAAGGATGTGGAAGCTTGTTTTACGAAATTAGTAGAAGGGGAGATAAGAGAACTTAGCTGTAAAGAATCTGGAGGAAGTGTGACAGAGCTAGCCTCCTATCCACTTTTAGCAATAGTAAAGCTATTAGGTAAGCCAGAAAATGTAAAATTTTATTCCTATATTGATAAAGAGAAAAAAATAGATTTATATACTAAAATTTTGTTAAGATATCAAAATGGAGTAACTCCAGTAGCAAAAGTTGGATTAGGAGTGAAATCAGAAGGAGAGTTAATTATTTCAGGAACAAAAGGATATATATATGCTCCTTCTCCTTGGTGGAAAACAGAATATTTTGAATTAAGATTTGAAAATTTTAGTAAGAATAGAAAATATTTTTATTCTTTTCAAGGAGAAGGCTTAAGGTATGAAATAGCAGAGTTTTTAACTATGATAAATCAAAATAGACAAGAAACATATAAACTAAAAATTTCTGAAATTAAAATAATAAATGAAATAATAAATAAATTTTTAAGAAAAAATTTTAAAAATAAAGAGTAG
- a CDS encoding flippase, with protein sequence MKSKLLENYVYNVGIVFTSILFPVLFFPYSSRILTPVYYGKYTFALSIISYFVTIANLGIPIYGIRELSRSKVNGENQFKKNFTEIIIISIISSFISSIIFFITIIYFDKLKKEYVLFLILGMSIIFSFSTLDYFFITIENHKRRTIRLLIVRIISMIFLFSLVKKPEDYLKFALIMALPEIIAKIIDFISVRKYLLFDIKNLTLKKHIKPLIVIFFYVISTNIYLNIDSTMIGIMKGDKEVGYYNVAVKMTKIIIPLITSLGLVLAPRMIEKIKNKEKESLIKDMDLYLNFIFFISIPTVCVLFILSNNIVLIFSGKKYLESILPMQIMLPIIIFIPISGFSAGQILIPYDKESIVFKVSLIGLGSNFLLNFLLIPKYGILGAGTATLITEFLVCIFRFYKVKKIFKEYNMFTKERSIYIITSLLSFIICIFLKYFSKILDIYLEFLFILVVFGVIYMSVLLMFREYFISLGVKKIKILLTRRN encoded by the coding sequence ATGAAATCAAAACTTTTAGAAAATTATGTATATAATGTAGGAATTGTTTTTACTTCAATATTATTTCCAGTATTATTTTTTCCATATTCATCAAGGATTTTAACACCAGTCTATTATGGAAAATATACTTTTGCATTATCTATAATTTCATATTTTGTAACTATTGCTAATTTAGGAATACCCATATATGGAATTAGAGAATTATCGAGAAGCAAAGTTAATGGAGAAAATCAATTCAAAAAAAATTTTACAGAAATAATAATAATTTCAATTATTTCAAGTTTTATAAGTAGTATTATTTTTTTTATAACAATAATATATTTTGATAAATTGAAAAAAGAGTATGTTTTATTTTTAATTCTGGGAATGTCTATTATATTTTCTTTTTCAACATTGGATTATTTTTTTATAACTATAGAAAATCATAAAAGAAGAACAATAAGATTATTAATAGTAAGAATTATATCAATGATATTTTTATTTTCATTAGTTAAAAAACCAGAAGATTATTTAAAGTTTGCTTTGATTATGGCTTTACCTGAAATAATTGCTAAAATAATAGATTTTATTTCAGTAAGAAAATATTTACTATTTGATATAAAAAATTTAACTTTAAAAAAACATATTAAACCATTGATAGTAATTTTTTTCTATGTAATATCTACTAATATTTATCTAAATATAGATTCAACTATGATAGGAATAATGAAGGGGGATAAAGAAGTAGGATATTATAATGTAGCAGTAAAAATGACTAAAATAATTATTCCATTGATTACTTCATTAGGACTTGTTCTTGCTCCTAGGATGATAGAGAAAATAAAAAATAAAGAAAAAGAATCTTTGATAAAAGACATGGATTTATATTTAAATTTTATATTTTTTATTTCAATACCTACGGTATGTGTATTGTTTATTTTATCAAACAATATAGTTTTAATTTTTTCAGGGAAAAAATATTTAGAATCAATATTACCAATGCAAATAATGTTACCAATAATAATATTTATTCCAATAAGTGGATTTAGTGCTGGTCAAATTTTAATTCCATATGATAAAGAAAGTATAGTTTTTAAAGTTTCATTAATAGGATTAGGCAGTAATTTTTTATTAAATTTTTTATTGATACCAAAATATGGAATATTAGGAGCAGGAACAGCAACTCTAATAACAGAATTTTTAGTATGTATATTTAGATTTTATAAAGTAAAAAAGATCTTTAAAGAATATAACATGTTTACTAAAGAAAGGAGTATATATATAATAACATCATTATTATCTTTTATTATATGCATTTTTTTAAAATACTTTAGTAAAATTTTAGACATATACCTTGAATTTTTATTTATTTTAGTAGTTTTTGGAGTTATATATATGAGTGTTTTACTAATGTTTAGAGAATATTTTATTAGTTTAGGAGTAAAGAAAATAAAGATATTATTAACTAGGAGAAATTAA
- a CDS encoding CDP-glycerol glycerophosphotransferase family protein translates to MKIIKKFMILLDKFIPKSNIIIFNSFIELTDNSFAIYKYLKEKLPAYKYIWITENKSINSNKRENSRTKIYPKISLAGIYYFLRSKYIFTTHGLYSNFSSNKNRKIINLWHGMPLKPIGNLDKRTNKTIETKYDMIIATSELFQCFMAKAFNIDINKVIITGQPRNDLLYEETDFFCKINLKKEKFKKILMWMPTFRKSIVDSESSWAKDGKYVENYISILPFSKLSNLNKLLEKKQFLLILKLHPFDILQEEKFKEFTNIIILKNEDLENIDEHLYPLLGTTDALITDYSSVWIDYEILNKPIFFAIHDYEEYKNTRGLLFEDFINISPYPVIDTYEKFIGFLENYENIDMNNREFTNKYNKYKDNKSCERIIKYLRLDKK, encoded by the coding sequence ATGAAAATTATTAAGAAATTTATGATTTTATTAGATAAATTTATTCCAAAGAGTAATATTATTATCTTTAATAGTTTTATAGAATTAACAGATAATAGTTTTGCTATCTATAAGTACTTGAAAGAAAAACTTCCAGCTTATAAATATATCTGGATAACTGAAAATAAAAGTATAAATTCAAATAAGAGAGAAAATAGTAGAACAAAAATTTATCCTAAAATAAGCTTGGCAGGAATATATTATTTTTTAAGATCAAAATATATTTTTACAACTCATGGATTATATTCTAATTTTTCTTCAAATAAGAATAGAAAAATAATAAATTTATGGCATGGAATGCCTCTAAAACCAATAGGAAATCTAGATAAACGTACCAATAAAACGATTGAAACAAAATATGATATGATAATTGCTACATCTGAATTATTTCAATGTTTTATGGCAAAAGCATTTAATATTGATATAAATAAAGTTATAATAACAGGACAACCAAGAAATGATTTGCTTTATGAGGAGACAGATTTTTTTTGTAAAATTAACTTAAAGAAAGAAAAGTTTAAAAAAATATTAATGTGGATGCCTACATTTAGAAAATCTATAGTTGATTCTGAGAGTAGTTGGGCTAAAGATGGTAAGTATGTGGAAAACTATATTTCAATATTACCTTTTAGTAAATTAAGTAATTTGAATAAATTATTAGAAAAAAAACAGTTTCTATTAATATTAAAACTACATCCATTTGATATCTTACAAGAAGAAAAATTTAAAGAATTTACTAATATTATTATTCTAAAAAATGAGGATTTAGAAAATATAGATGAACACTTATATCCTTTACTAGGAACAACAGATGCATTGATTACAGATTATTCATCTGTTTGGATTGATTATGAAATTTTGAATAAACCAATATTTTTTGCTATTCATGATTATGAAGAATATAAAAATACAAGAGGGTTATTATTCGAAGACTTTATAAATATTTCTCCATATCCAGTAATTGATACTTATGAAAAATTTATAGGATTTTTAGAAAATTATGAAAATATTGATATGAACAATAGAGAATTTACAAATAAATATAATAAATATAAAGATAATAAATCTTGTGAAAGAATAATTAAATATTTAAGATTGGATAAGAAATGA